GATTTGTTGGCCTACATTGATGTAACCTTGACTTGATGCAGATGATGGATAGTGCTGGCTTTGTAGCAGCACCGTTTGCAGTGATTGTATTACCTGTCAGTGCAGTGGAGAAGCTCCGGGATAAGCCATTAATCCAGTATCTCTAATACCTCACCtacttttaaaaaagctttactttgtcatgttttgtgCCTCATCCAGTCCAGTGTGCACTTGGGTCTCAAAAAATGGTTCAGTTATGGTGACTGCCAACTACTCTGAAAAAGACAGCAGCAAAACCTCAGTgtcattgaaaaaacaaaactattgtTATGCTGTATACCGTGGAGCGGAATGGACTCTAACATCAGTTAAGTGGAGTGCAGATCTGCATGTTTATGCTTAGTGCACATTTGTTTGaacatttgtttctttaactTCGGTCAATTTACACAAATTCTCAGGCCACTCAGTCACAACCCACACTATTCTCAAGTCTTCCTGTCAGTCCTGCATTTTGACACACTTTCCCCTCCCAACTGCTTTCCACTACCTAATAGGACCACTGGGAGAAGACTGTTGTCCTCTTAATATCCCGGCTACTCTGCAGCAGGTCAGCCTCTCTGCACACGCTGCCTGTTAATTAAAAGTGTGACTATTGTCACTGGTCGGTGGGAACGGCTCTTTTCACACAGGGCTATTTTTGCCATGAAGCTAAAGTACTGTATAGTGCTAGCAATGGAGACCTGAATAGCCCTGACTCATGCATCTATTGTTTTGTGGCCCTCTGTGTAGAAGTCTTTGTCCCTCCCCACTCTGCGCAGGCACCAATCATTTCtggttttctctttttgcataGTCGGAAATGGGtcttcaatatgttttttttttccatgcctTTCTGCTACTTTTAATCCAGCTAGCAGTAAATTTAGCTCTGATTGCGTAGGTGCAAAAGGCCTTTTTTAATGAGCTGTCACCATGATCACCATCCCACTCAGAATCATTCTACAATGGGAATGCTCCTTCTCTGCATGTAACTTTTATATCCTCAGTATGTGCAAAAGGTAAAACGTTTAGTAATATTACCAAGCAGAAAAGCTAATTTATGCATCCTTTAatcaagtacaattttgagataCTTGTACCTGAGTACTTCCATTAGGtactactttatacttctactctactACATATCAGATGCAAATACTGAATtgtttactccactacatttattagataactttagttactttgcaaattctgattaatacaaaacattatCAACAAATTAAATACGATGAAGTATTATAGGTTTAGATAAAATTAGCCAGCTGCAACACTTAATGCAGAAGAaattataatacaaaaatacataggCCGTCCTGCATATTGTGTACTTTTATTTCAATACTTTAAGAATATTTTAATGCAAATACTTTTGTACTACATAAGTTGATTTTTTAAtgaaggacttttacttgtgagTAACTAGTATTTCCAGTGGTGCATtgcaacttttacttaagtaatatcTTCCACCATCTTTTGTAGAAGATTTATGTCAAGTTGTAAATAACATAATTTTGATTCTAAACTGAAGTAAAAAGTTGGTAATCATTCTAACATTATCATGCTTTTGGTCCATTCTGCAGTACTGTTAGACATGCATGTGCCTTCTTTAACCTGCCCAGTGACATGCCAAGACAAAGTCCTAACCTTGTGGGGCAACATGTTAAGCTTCATATGTGCTAGCTGTGGGCGCAAGAGGCATGCACTGATCTGGACACTGTGTGACTTCCTACAAGCGTGCTAAACCTGTAGTTTACCTGCAAAATCATCAAGGCAAAACCACCCTGTACATTGttggttgtttgtttatttcattcaaCTTAACAAGGCAGAATTCAATGAACTATGCACAATAAATAgattcattaaattaataacacATCAAAACAGTATTAGTGGACGTGGAAGTCTAAACATTGCATTGcccttaaaataataacaataaactgaaAACTTTCCCTTTTGAGTTATCAAAGTGACATGACTTTAATACTATTACATACATAAGCTGTTAAAGAAATGATAGGGTTTGGTCAAATTTTCATGAGGACTTCTTCAAGCTGAGAGCTATGACTGGTCCACTCCAGCAGGGTCCGGTTATTGGAATTCTGTCAACCAAGgttctctgtctgttttgacCCAGTCCTGGCTTGTGCTCACCATCACGTGTGCTGGTCTGCTCACATGGTTCAGTTTCCTGTAAAGGCTTCTTTCTCTGCTGAGAAAGGCCCTGTCATACATTGGAAATCCTGGGACACAGACTGCTGAGTCACTCTTCCTTGGCCCACAAGTGCACCATGACCTGGGAAATTTGTTGGAACATTTTGCCGCTtccttgtgttctttttttctgcccctcccgtgtctctctctccctctctctctgagggACTTTCCGAAAGAGTCCAACACAGACATTAACACGGGCCTTGTGCAGTTACTTTTTGCCAAATGCACACAACACCTATTCATATTCCAAGAAGCTTCATCGGTCAGGCAGGTTGATAACAGGCACCCACTGATCCAAACAACGGCTTTCTCTGCAGAATCTGGTCACTTTGCTTAGTGCTGGGTCCTTCCACAGGGATGGCTGGGGATTCTGCATAAGAAAGAACAAAGTAGTTACCATCTGCTGATTTATGAAATGTGCACACATACTGAAATCATTCTGACTGCACAACCATTGTTAGCAATTGTTCCTTGGAAGTAAAGAAAACGACCTTAATACTCAAACGGATACTAAGGCAAAACAACTCTATTTCCAGTCTGAAGGGAAGTGAGCATTTTACAGCAGTATTATAGTAAACAGCAGTCATGACACTTACAGTAACTAAAACACAGTGCAGGTCAATGGGCTCCCCTCCGGATTTCACTCCTCCGAGAATTTCTGCCAGACGCCTCAAGTTGCTCACCCGCAGGATGTTGATGTCATTCTCACAGCAAAATGCCTGGATCAAGGTGAAATGAATCTGGAGAGCCACATCGTCCTCATCGTCTGTGGCCAATAGACATAACACCACATTGTCTGGATCCCTAAAAGGAAAGACAAGAACGAGTTGTAAGGAAAATGAAATCTGTCTCACGTTTCTTATAAGAAGATTAACTAACTTAGAGTGGTTATTGTTAACTTACGCATTTAGTGACTTTGCTGCTTCATAGACTCCAACGGTGATGCAACCCTGAGGCAATGCAGCGCTCAGGACCTCTTCTAATGCTTTAGGCACCGATTCCATCCTAAGGAAATAGACATTTGACACATTAATATCACCCAGCGAAACATAAAACGCTGAACACAGTCAATGCGATAGCTAACTGCTATTTCAGATTTATATGTCCATATTACTCAGTAATGATATGCACAGACAAATGTCTTAAGacataacaatataaaatgtcTGCGTCATTAGCCTACAGATTTGACAAGGAAATATTGAACACGTTGGGCTATTTAAACAACTAGCACCACTAATTTTAGTTAGGTTAACGCTAAAGCTTTGCTAGCCACTTGATGTTGTTGCTCTTGTGTTAACTAGCTAACGTAACGTTAGTCTATGGACAAACTATCGCTAAATGACAGCCAAAGCTGACAGTATGAAAGAAACCTTAGGCCTACttgacagtaaaataaaacgTGTCCAGGTTAAGGTCAAACTGTTCAACTCCTGAAGTGTACATCTAAAACATGAAGTATACATCTTAAACATAAAGTATACATCTAAAACAAGTTAGAGAAGAGAAATGCAGAAAGTAAAAAAGCACGAGCTACCTTTCTGAAGAATTCTCTCCACTGGTTTCTTCAAAAGTCATATTGCACATCCGAGCGGTTTGGTGTTGTAAAATATCCAGAGCGAAACCAACTGCTTCTGTGTGCTGAGACTTTCACCGTATGACTGGCAAGTCGAATGTCTCGAGTAAAACCCGCTGTCCTCACAAATTATTTGCATAAACCGTTCCCATTGGTCCAATGGAAATACAGTTTTGCATTCCATCTTATCTACATGAATATAGCGACACCCTGTGACTGTGGCAGTCACTACTGGGACATGTAATTAACTCTCTTCACCGTTAATCACACAATAATAGTTCTGACTGGGAAATTATAGCAGCTTTAGAGTGTATCCAATGCATcagcacacacaaagaaaagtcAGTGAGCCAGAAGAAGTAgcctaatttaaaatgttagcCTACTATACGGGCTATTGCAGTTCCATATCAACTAGAAGCTGCTGATGCGATATTTTCTCACGCCATCTAGTGATAAAGTACTGAAAAGTAAGAGTTCGTTAGAAGAGTCTGTAGAGCTGGGAGGCTCCCTGTTCtcttcattatttttaaacacgAAGAGCAAATTTGGACAGAAGAAAACAAGCAGTgagacaaaaatacacaatactAATTACTTATGTTAGTAAGTAATTAGTAAAACAGTGGATATGTAAAATACCATTTGAGATATGGCGGAAATCCATTTAGCAGCTTCAGGGTCCTGATATTGGCCTACTGGCTGTCATTCCTTTCATAGGCTGATAGGCCTCTACCAGTTTTTTACTATGACAATTCAAAATCACTGCAGTGAACAATACATAGGTTATGTGGCACATGAGAATACAGGAAAAATGACAATGTGCATAATTAAGGATAACAAGAATATAAAGGTAAGTGTCAAATGCAGTTCAATATAAAGTAGCTGTGAGGATTGTGAGTAGGCCGAGAGAGTATAGTGTACTGTAAATCTAAACGGCCATGACCAGAAATATCATAGGCCTACacattgtattcatttattcaggGTCGacacaaaatgaatgggaaaaaaTGGACCTTAACAAGCATAGAGTCAGGCCGTTGACAAAGGACTTGACAGGCAGCATATCAACCTTTATGAGTTAGAGCGCCTCTGGTGGGAATGTAAGAAAAACGTTCAGTTTCAACTAGGTTGTCTGACTCGAAATCAGTTTTATTTCACCCATGTTCCCAGAAACATCACTAAAACTGACTGGAGACCAGCCTAACCCCAACTCTAAAACACCGACTGCGGTCCGCTGCATCTTCTCTACCGGCAACGTGGCAACACTCAAGActtcaaagttgttgtttttttagttttttttttacatgtacttTACAATCCGAGGACACGTTTAGTCGTTTGGAAATGAGAAAAAGTTCCAATAGAATTTTTTTCTGTGCGAATTAGACTGAAGATGGacgtgatttcttttttttccagccttGTGGGACTGCAGCTGTCAAACTCCTCAGGGCGTGCTCCGCTGTTTCCTCAGCTCCCTGAGAATACTCAGCCTGGGATACACAATGCAAATACAACGAAGGTGAAGGATTCATAGtatgatttagattttaaatgttCCTTTAGTAAGGTTTTTTCTCTCTAATTGGGATCATTTACACTCTTTTTAGCACTGGTTTATGTGCAGCAACAACACATGGGCGACGGTATTTTGTGAACTTTATCCTCTTGTTATCATGCCAACTTGTTATCAGCTGTTGTTGGGTTTCCTGTGAAATGATGTGGCAGCCGTGGATGTACTTTGACTTCATCTGGCATGTACGAACTGAAAGAacctaaacaaaacacattgaaCCTGTGTGGATTTTGCTTTGAAACAAGGATTTCTTTGAGACAGAATTTCCTACCTTAACAGGGAGGACTGATCTTGTGTGAGGGTTCATCATGGATCTGAGAGGTAACAGAGATGCCACCCTGCCCAACTCTGGCCGTCACTCCCAcataacaaaagacaaagaggacCACTACAGGTATTCTCAGCAGGACAGGGACCAGAACTACCCACTGCAGAACCCTAGAGTGAGGAACAGGCACTGGGCTCAGGCGGATGCCCGCTACAGGGCTCATTTCACCGGTCCTCCTGCCAGACCAGAGCAGTATCCCCACAACACTCAGCAGTTTCCTTATGGCTTTGGCCGTCCGGAACACCAAAGACCCCAGTCCAGGTGTGTACAGCAATGGGACTGTGCATACAGCTCTCTGAATCCTATTGCTTAAATTTAAGAGTTTTGTATAAATTATATTTGGTGTTACCTCACACTGATTTTTCTAAACATACGGATTGTGCCAAGTCACTGCAAggtgttaataataatttgagtGTACGTTGGCTAATCATGCTGtgcaatacaaacacaaaagtcTTCATAGTGTGATGCGTGTATACACAGCTTGGTGGTGCAAAAGGTCAAAGTACGTAGCACATTAGGTGCATGCTGAGATACAGACACCTCTTACCATGAGGATGGGGACAGGAAAAAGGTGGAAAACAAGATCAGTTTTTTCAGTACAGGAAGAAAATGAATCAGTgcaatgataaattaaattttaggctctacatttttttgtattctagTTTCACAAAATAGTTTTCGGTTTTTATCATAAATTGAGGGTTTCTGACCTCTCCAGCAAACACTCTTTCTCTGTCAATGTGAAGGACATAGGTTGTGCTTTATggtgtattgttttgtatttttaagaatGTGTGCAACATAAAGCAgtcaaatcaaaaatgtaacCAGAGGCTTTCATTTCCAGGCATGGGTATGACTATCCACCCCAGAGCCACTGGGACTACAGAGACAACTATGGTTATTATGACCATGACTACTATAGAGGACATCATGGACAACAAGGTACAGTTACACAAAAGAACTCAGTGAGACGGCAACGTTTTTATTAGCAGTGTACTACCTACTATTTCTTGATAAAAACAtaaccccaaaataacatggtaTTCGTACTCATTAAGCTACTGGCCAGTGGGGTCCCCAAGACTCTTTGAGAACTGGTCGTTACCATGACAATAGATACAAGCTGGAACATTCAGCAGGCTCCTACACTGAGGACTACAGGTAAGCTGCTACCCTTTCATTGATCTATAACTCacagtaataaatacatttactaaaTGTTATGTATAAAATTAAACAACTTATGTGTGTTATATTTATACAactaactttatttgtatatccTCTTCTTAACAAAGTTACAAATGTTATCCAGGCAAAACAACATATAATAAATTCATAAGGAAGTAATAGAGAAACAAACAATAGAATCGTAACACACAAGTAggacaacaaataaaataaaagttactgGGGCGCAGTGGTAAAACAGAAGAAACTTGTCAATTAGTCACCAAAACCTATACAATTATAATTTTTCAAAGATGTAAGAAAAGTTAAGggtaaaaatatcacaatggTACATTAATTATTGTGAATTCATGCACAACTTCATGCACGAAAAAGCATGAATTCATTCATGTAGTACTTCATGAACTATCAGTAATAGTACAAGAATTAATAGTATCTCATGCATGACTTAATGCAGGAACAATACattcattaattaataaattaaggTATTTCAGTCATAATTACTTCTGATTTACTACTGATGCCCATTTCTTTATAGGTAAATCTTTGGGTAAAGTGAATTAATTTGAGTTGTAGCATTGTAATCATGATTAACAAAAAATTACTTTCCAATTCTATTCATTACTTCATCATGTTTGTGGCCCTTCAATAAAGTGCTGAGCTGGTCCATCTTTAGCATTGATAAATAAGATATAATGAATGGTGGCATATGCGACAATCATCTTTGTGACCccggaaaaaaaatcaaatttacaAGATATTTCTGgttttcagacacttagaagttaataaaaagtacaatttgtAAAGCACCCAAGTGGGTGAGCACCCAAGTGGGATATTTATGAATTACTGTTTAGGTTACTTATGTTGTTTTGaataaacaattataaaaatcaatctgcagtatactgtattttgtgtcaaTTTAGTGACCTCAGTATCATTTTGACAACCCACTTCTTTAATTCttaatgaattaaatgttaTACCACCATTAGTCATATCTTATTGATCAATGTTAAAGATGGACCAGGTCAGCACTCTATTTGAAGGGCCCCAAACATGATGAAGTAATGAAGAAGTAATGTTTAGTTTACCATGATTACAACACTGCAATTCTTCTGAATGCAGTATATGTACACTGCTGTGACTGCTGTGACAAGACATGATTATCATTAATAAATCAGAGATCATTATGATTAAACTATTGTTCTTGCATTATGTTATGCATGAATTCATGGTTTTTCATGAATGAAATCATGATAATGCATGTACCggttaatgtttaaaatgtatggtggcatttttttaatcaatgtgaAATCCAACAGGAAGCCAATGTAAGTTTTTGGGTGTGCCAGATATTTAGACAGCACAAGTGGGAGCTCTAACAGATACCACAGTGATATAAGTCACGGTTGTTGAGACGACAAAAGATAAAAGCAGTTCCAAATGTACAGGAAACAAAATCATCCAGAGATAACTTAATAAACAACGGTCTTTTGTGTGTCTGGTCAGACATAAACCCCACTGAGGTCTTCCTCTTAACATACCGATACTGGTTGTTGCTGCTTCCTGCTCTGTCAAATGTATGTGTGCTAGAAGGTTCTATCCTGCAAAGACAAAGCTACTACTGTACTACATTACTGCAGCAAACGCAAATGGGTCATGACTTACGGCTGATTCATGATGTTTTACAGCAATACAAAGTATCAAACTGAATATGTATTtctatgaaaatgaaatatactGTTGCTTTCATTCTTTCAGGTATGACCAAAGCAGAGACAACTCCCAGAATTACCTCAATGACTATGAGGATAATCCCTCCAGAGACAATGAAGAGGTTTCCTCTTATTACCCGGGGACATTAGAAAGTTCCAAAAACTCAGGGTTATCCTCCAGCAGCTATGAGCTAAGTCAGTACATCAATGGAGCTGAACACAGTGAGCCTGTTGCACAATCTGTTTACACATCTGATGCAGGTGAGCGTACAAGTAAAGCTGTTTTCTCTCAGGTCCACTTTACTGAGTTTTTATCATGACGAATTCTTCTTATCTCCTCAGAGCACGGACCGATGCATCAGATGGCAGCTCCTCTGAAATACTCAATCCCTCATGCGGTTGTCAGCTTTGGGCCAGCAGGCCAACTGATACGGGTCACTCCACGCTTGTCCACGCAAGAGAATGTCAGCCAGCTGGAAATTCACAGTCTGGAAGTAGGAACTAGCCTGTCTTGATAATataagatttttattttctgaaccACTAGAACTGTATccttgaataaaaacaaaagagatttgtttttctctatgtATCCACAGATAATTCTGGGTGAGACAAAGGAACAGCAGGAAATGAGAAGCTTCCCAGGGCCCTTAACTAGGTATTGCTTTGTCATTTATTGTGCAATTCTGAGATGGAAATTCTCACCACTAAATAATCTAAACCGGGAGTCTTCAGCGTTTTTAAATCAAGGACCCCCTAACTGAAATAGAGACAGAACAGGAACCCACAACTATGAAATGAAGTTGCAAATGAAACTGACCTACAATAACATGCAGGATGGCCTCAAGCCTTTatacacatctttttttcatagaatactaagctattaaatagcctaataattgttgccacaattttataaatcatgttttaatgttcaacATACACAGAGAATCCTTAGGATTACTGTATCTGTGAatcttagtgactaccttacatATAGgtcagtaagcctatcatcagtggggatttatgtGTGCTAATAATGTGTTACATTCATTTAAggactttttaattaaaaagaaaatttatGATTTTGAAACGCCCATGCATTGACTGTGAGGACCCCCTAGGAGTAAAgattgtatgtaaatgtatgtttgaaTGTTGTGTGAATTAAggttttgtcatgtttttgaaGGGAAGATTTGCACAAAGTAGATGCTATAGAGTTCGCCCACCAGAGGGCAGGCGCCTGCATGAGTGATGACAAGCTGCGTGATAAGAGTTCTGCTGCTCTCTTGTGGAATTTACTCATCCTGCTCTGCAGGCAGAATGGAGTAAGTGGATCATgtcttgttattattatatgtgGAAATAGTTCACATTTGCATCAAACATCCATCAATGTAATTATCACGTTTTTATTATGACTACATTTCCATTGTTTCAGCAAATAGTTGGCTCAGATATCGCAGAGCTGCTGATGCAGGACTCCCATTCAGATGGAAGCTGGGTACCGGAGGCTCCAACACTCATTGACTTCAGTGAGGGCACAACTGCTGAAACACTGCCTTGCACAGGAGATGATCTCCTCACAGAAAACTGGAGCAGCTTGAGGTCTGAGACCTCTGAGACCAACCTGCAGAACTACACTCAACTGCTGCTTTCTGGAAGAAAGAAGGTTTGTACCCTTTAAGTCTATATGCATTTgcatcatattttcttttagttCCCTTTGCGCCGAAACCACATTGTAAAACtattcaatttcaaatgttttgcatttaaaatcctACTTAAAGCTTTGGTGTGTAACTTTTTGTGCATGGTCCCGGAAGGcatgtatcatgtggacgcaccaagttttgttgtcattactttgaatttcTCATGGGGGCAGCAAACTGAAAAACGGTGGTTCTTTGAACCCACTGCTGTGTGGGCCTTTTATTACCACAAGCTTACATTGATGTCACCGCTGATTGGATAACAACTActaaatgagagaaaacatacCTCAAAGCCCATTGCACATTGTTTCAAACCGTTCCGTTGAAACATGTTTAAACGAACCAGGATTGAACGTGCCCCAAATATTTATCCAATTGTACCTACTTACTTTTTCCCACTAGTAATCTCAGTGAATGCCAGAATATAAATATTCTGCTCTCCAGGGcaggatatacagtatagacCTGATCACAATGTTTACAATAATTTCTGAGTAGAAAACCCCTTCGTCTCGTACATAAAATTAACAGTGCTGAGCAAACAGGAGACAATGTGATTTATACTCTCATCTCATTCATCTAAAAggcatgtttgatgctttcatatTTCAAAACCTTTATTAACATTGGACTTAGACCTAATTTAGCTGTTGGGCCACAgattaaagaaaatgacaaacccAAACTAGCAGTCAGACTGACCAGCGATGAGATTTTACAGTTTGTAACACTAGAT
This sequence is a window from Etheostoma cragini isolate CJK2018 chromosome 9, CSU_Ecrag_1.0, whole genome shotgun sequence. Protein-coding genes within it:
- the gadd45ab gene encoding growth arrest and DNA-damage-inducible, alpha, b, with the protein product MCNMTFEETSGENSSERMESVPKALEEVLSAALPQGCITVGVYEAAKSLNADPDNVVLCLLATDDEDDVALQIHFTLIQAFCCENDINILRVSNLRRLAEILGGVKSGGEPIDLHCVLVTNPQPSLWKDPALSKVTRFCRESRCLDQWVPVINLPDR
- the sec16b gene encoding protein transport protein Sec16B, with product MDLRGNRDATLPNSGRHSHITKDKEDHYRYSQQDRDQNYPLQNPRVRNRHWAQADARYRAHFTGPPARPEQYPHNTQQFPYGFGRPEHQRPQSRHGYDYPPQSHWDYRDNYGYYDHDYYRGHHGQQATGQWGPQDSLRTGRYHDNRYKLEHSAGSYTEDYRYDQSRDNSQNYLNDYEDNPSRDNEEVSSYYPGTLESSKNSGLSSSSYELSQYINGAEHSEPVAQSVYTSDAEHGPMHQMAAPLKYSIPHAVVSFGPAGQLIRVTPRLSTQENVSQLEIHSLEIILGETKEQQEMRSFPGPLTREDLHKVDAIEFAHQRAGACMSDDKLRDKSSAALLWNLLILLCRQNGQIVGSDIAELLMQDSHSDGSWVPEAPTLIDFSEGTTAETLPCTGDDLLTENWSSLRSETSETNLQNYTQLLLSGRKKEALESAMSSGLWGHALFLASKMDNRSYTTVLNRFTGQLTASDPLQTLFHLLNGRIPAVAVCCGNEKWGDWRPHLAVMLSNETGDPAIQQKAVVTMGDTLASKGLIHAAHVCYLTVSFPFGVFTQKAERLVLLGSSHRQSFEYFATNLAIQCTELYEYCQRLGGKCLSIISFQVYKFLYACRLLDCGYASQAFHYCEVIGQVILRQREPFFVLTGEVIKLSDRLRHSEGPFSEAGVSGARQEPDWLKQLRARHHSLQTVSYN